From Phycodurus eques isolate BA_2022a chromosome 1, UOR_Pequ_1.1, whole genome shotgun sequence, one genomic window encodes:
- the LOC133417171 gene encoding immunoglobulin-like and fibronectin type III domain-containing protein 1 gives MLKRSKGSGRKVCFSLVHQYIQHFNEKAGNKSAGIRRRSKIPGVVITQYTVTLPEGKSCPDLKRKLNPVNVQEGKSAVFKALVIGEPKPEVTWKRVRGSILDKEKYQTKYDDATGEYILEVRAVMGVDADTYKCIAVNEYGKAICSTALNVTDLVTDPADFRKMLRKTKTNILEENQKEKLKEKNERYQDTVARDYEGRGTRDMHLINMKMEEKRQRECQVLNQNGMSPDEGLVTKNGLVSSGSAKDAENLTIPNLDFVVKLQEAVTEEKDTALFECVLTHPLPKITRMNNGNVLEDSEKYKISVSDHKMIHRLLIQDCSDQDKGLYSAVAGTTSCTASLAVEADLKAAGKKKTGGAGSDLEEVVNQQQIKNQEEMQKIFEAVKAKHDAGELTEQRTLSTTGKDGEIISLSGPVKYSGSDLHDANNNSNILNSMFNALSSSTQQVVSDGFGTEKSEVTDDSDAGNKLEVATELALQDESLFNEDSEAKAMIGFATQPRRKRIGPLIEDTVIDPGVQFIWGLSDINAIIGENAELTCKLSKEDCEGIWFRDGEKVRHSDTFIISTDGAIHKLLIMKCQEEHSGKYRFEVDNRKTEAVVNVKDPPRFDPEDLSTFTEPLRIKLGHNAVFKLNFLGFEPIKIQWYREGEELHDDASSTRIDKSTNQSRLLLSRCQRRDSGEIKIKLKNEHGTTEAITQLIVLDKPTTPLGPAEITLSSATCIEFKWRPPKDDGGSPVLNYIMERQQIGRNTWKKIGEIPGMPFYRDKDVDRGRKYCYRIRALTSEGVSEVMETEDLQAGILAFPSAPAPPKVVSAFDDCINLSWSAPSNTGGSQILGYIVEKRKKGSNLWTGVNASNEPIKEKKCAVKDVVAGLEYEFRVLAVNLSGPGEFSNPCDFVFARDPKKPPGKVIDLKVTETSYNHFVLTWTKPKDKPDVQDEANGYFVAIRNAQCLEWSRSFTITTTYTVKGLRAMDMYWVRVIATNDGGEGETEELPNYVLAVPPLVRPKFTNKKMKTFMVVREGNTVRVTITFEASPPPDIMWLKDNGPVPKRVTVSNSDGASQMLIPSSERSDSGIYSILAKNMAGQETFSTEVRVTDDPKPPGLVEVEENVPGTVQVTWQPSPDEKLDDRLHYRVSKLDSTKHTWTIVSDRLFNNRFTVCNIMPGREYNFRVYAKNDMGVSAPSESLTWAVGRKKEKLSLILPNREERDLRCAPDFIVPLKLHAAPKGYECYMSCAVTGNPKPRITWYRNHVNLNTNTNYYISNTCGVCSMLILSVGPKDVGKYTITAENALGRSECSTMLSVRE, from the exons ATGTTGAAACGTTCAAAGGGTTCAGGACGCAAAGTCT GTTTCTCCCTCGTTCACCAGTACATTCAACATTTCAATGAGAAAGCTGGCAACAAATCAG CTGGAATCCGGAGAAGATCTAAAATTCCTGGGGTGGTCATCACACAATATACAGTGACCTTACCAGAGGGGAAAAGTTGCCCAGATTTGAAACGTAAACTAAACCCAGTAAATGTCCAAGAAG GGAAATCAGCTGTTTTCAAGGCTTTGGTAATTGGAGAACCCAAACCTGAAGTGACATGGAAGAGAGTAAGAGGCAGCATTTTAGACAAGGAAAAATATCAGACTAAATACGATGACGCAACGGGGGAGTACATATTGGAG GTTCGTGCAGTAATGGGTGTAGATGCAGACACATACAAATGCATTGCAGTGAACGAATATGGAAAAGCTATTTGCTCCACAGCATTAAATGTGACAGACC TTGTAACCGACCCAGCAGATTTCAGAAAAATGCTGAGAAAAACGAAAACAAA TATTTTAGAGGAAAACCAGAAAGAGaaactcaaagaaaaaaacgagAGATACCAGGACACTGTGGCGAGGGACTATGAGGGACGAGGGACAAGAGACATGCATTTGATCAACATGAAAATGGAGGAGAAGAGGCAGCGAGAATGTCAGGTATTAAATCAG AATGGAATGAGTCCTGATGAAGGCTTAGTAACAAAAAATGGGCTTGTAAGTAGCGGAAGTGCAAAGGATGCTGAAAACCTCACAA TTCCCAATCTGGACTTTGTTGTCAAACTTCAAGAGGCAGtaacagaagaaaaagacaCTGCTCTGTTTGAATGTGTCCTGACCCACCCACTCCCTAAGATCACACGGATGAACAACGGCAACGTGCTGGAAGAtagtgaaaaatataaaatcagtgTGTCAGACCACAAAATGATCCACAGGTTGCTGATCCAAGACTGCTCAGACCAAGACAAAGGTCTCTACTCAGCTGTGGCTGGAACTACCTCATGCACAGCTTCATTAGCTGTAGAAG CTGACCTCAAGGCAGCTGGTAAGAAGAAAACTGGAGGAGCAGGGTCAGACCTCGAGGAAGTGGTCAAccaacagcaaatcaaaaacCAAGAAGAAATGCAAAAGATTTTCGAGGctgtcaaagcaaaacatgacGCAGGGGAACTGACAGAGCAGAGGACACTATCCACTACTGGAAAAGATGGAGAAATAATTTCCCTTAGTGGGCCTGTCAAATACAGTGGAAGTGACCTGCATGATGCAAACAATAATAGCAACATTCTCAACTCAATGTTCAATGCACTTTCATCATCTACACAGCAGGTGGTAAGTG ATGGTTTTGGAACAGAAAAATCGGAGGTGACCGATGACAGTGATGCAGGAAACAAGCTGGAAGTAGCGACAGAGCTTGCACTCCAAG ATGAAAGCTTATTTAATGAAGACAGCGAGGCGAAAGCAATGATTGGCTTTGCCACACAACCGAGGCGTAAAAGAATTGGCCCACTGATAGAAGACACAGTCATTG ATCCAGGGGTTCAGTTCATCTGGGGATTGTCTGACATCAACGCCATCATTGGTGAGAATGCAGAGCTAACCTGTAAGCTTAGCAAGGAAGACTGCGAGGGAATCTGGTTCCGAGATGGCGAAAAGGTCAGGCATA GTGACACATTTATAATATCTACAGATGGTGCAATTCATAAATTGCTCATAATGAAATGCCAGGAGGAGCACTCTGGGAAATACCGTTTTGAGGTGGACAATCGTAAAACAGAGGCAGTGGTCAACGTCAAAG ATCCTCCGAGGTTCGACCCAGAAGACCTCAGTACATTCACTGAGCCCTTGAGAATTAAATTAGGGCACAATGCAGTCTTTAAACTAAATTTTCTTGGCTTCGAGCCCATTAAGATCCAGTGGTACAGAGAGGGAGAGGAGTTACATGACGATGCCAGCAGCACTAGGATAGATaaatcaaccaatcagagcCGCCTGTTGCTGAGCAGATGCCAGAGAAGGGATTCGGGTGAGATCAAGATCAAGCTAAAAAATGAGCATGGCACCACTGAGGCAATAACACAGCTCATTGTGCTTG ACAAACCCACTACCCCACTGGGTCCTGCAGAGATAACACTTAGTTCAGCTACATGCATTGAATTTAAGTGGAGGCCTCCAAAGGATGATGGTGGCTCGCCCGTGCTGAATTACATCATGGAGCGTCAACAGATTGGGAGAAACACTTGGAAGAAAATAGGGGAGATTCCAGGCATGCCCTTCTACCGCGACAAAGACGTGGACCGTGGACGCAAGTACTGCTACAGAATTCGAGCTTTGACCTCAGAGGGCGTGAGCGAAGTAATGGAGACCGAAGACCTGCAGGCTGGCATACTGG CCTTCCCTAGTGCCCCTGCACCTCCAAAGGTGGTTAGTGCCTTTGATGACTGCATTAACCTTTCTTGGAGTGCGCCAAGTAATACGGGAGGCTCACAAATTCTTGGCTACATTGTGGAGAAACGCAAAAAAGGAAGTAATCTCTGGACTGGGGTCAATGCTTCAAATGAGCCAATAAAAg AGAAGAAATGTGCAGTGAAGGATGTTGTGGCAGGTCTGGAATATGAATTCAGAGTTTTGGCTGTGAACCTTTCGGGACCTGGGGAATTCAGCAACCCATGTGACTTTGTTTTCGCACGGGATCCCAAAA AGCCCCCTGGTAAAGTTATTGACCTAAAAGTGACAGAAACATCTTACAACCACTTTGTCTTGACATGGACCAAACCTAAGGACAAACCCGACGTACAGGATGAAGCTAACGGATATTTTGTTGCGATAAGGAATGCACAGTGCCTAGAATGGTCACGAAGCttcaccatcaccaccacctaCACTGTAAAAGGCCTGAGGGCAATGGATATGTACTGGGTCAGAGTCATTGCAACCAATGATGGAGGAGAGGGCGAAACTGAGGAGCTGCCCAACTATGTCCTTGCAGTGCCGCCCCTTG TGAGACCAAAGTTTACGaacaaaaagatgaaaacattCATGGTGGTGAGGGAAGGAAACACTGTCAGGGTGACCATAACCTTTGAG GCTTCCCCACCACCGGACATCATGTGGCTCAAGGACAACGGGCCTGTGCCGAAGCGAGTCACCGTGAGTAACTCAGACGGCGCTTCACAGATGTTGATCCCTTCATCGGAGCGCTCTGATTCTGGCATCTACTCTATTTTGGCGAAAAATATGGCAGGACAGGAGACCTTCAGTACAGAAGTCAGGGTCACAG ATGATCCTAAGCCTCCTGGACTAGTGGAAGTGGAGGAAAACGTGCCTGGCACAGTGCAAGTGACTTGGCAACCTTCTCCTGATGAGAAACTTGATGACCGGCTCCATTACAGAGTTTCTAAACTGGACTCAACCAAACACACATGGACCATAGTGTCCGACAGACTCTTCAATAACAGGTTCACTGTCTGCAATATCATGCCCGGGAGGGAATACAATTTCCGTGTCTACGCCAAGAACGACATGGGTGTGTCGGCACCCTCTGAGTCACTCACCTGGGCTGTGGGGAGAAAGAAAG AAAAGCTTTCGCTGATCTTACCGAACAGAGAAGAACGCGACCTGCGATGTGCTCCGGACTTCATCGTACCTTTGAAGCTTCACGCGGCACCGAAAGGCTATGAATGCTATATGAGCTGCGCTGTGACAGGAAACCCCAAACCTCGCATCACGTGGTACCGAAATCACGTCAACCTGAACACTAACACCAACTATTACATCTCAAACACCTGTGGAGTTTGCTCCATGTTGATCCTCAGCGTTGGGCCCAAAGATGTGGGAAAGTACACGATCACAGCAGAAAACGCCCTGGGCCGATCCGAATGTTCCACCATGCTCAGTGTCAGAG